ACAGCACAACTACAGTATTCAATCAATGATGCTCTGAAAATACTTCCATAGTTAGtaatgaggatttttttttccagtttaaccTTTCTATTAACATCAGGAccaacagtcagtcattttctaaccagcttagtcttgaacagggttgtgggagtctgctggagcctatcccagctaacatagcGCACAAGGCAAGGATAAACCCTAAAGAGGGTGCCAGTCTGttgcagagcaaacacacacacactccccagCCACACACTAGGACAAATTTAGGGCAAATCTGAGTAGTGAgataagcgctatataaatgtaaagggttattattattattattattgcaaggcagcagcattaccacagagccactgtgccacctgttagGGCAAACAGTACATGCAAATTACATTTAACACAGAATATTCGTAACTCCAGAGAATGTTAGCTTTATCAGAAGCACAGCTTATTCTGGCAGTTATTCATCTGAAAGAAAACCAACTACAAGTGCTGCATATTTATTAACTAGCAGGGGTGCCTGGCACTGCCTAGGAAGGAATAAAGTGCAGATGAACTCACTAAGTAAAttcttggggggtggggggggtggagtATTTTAGCCCCAAATGaaaatttcactgactaaacTCACCCTGAGGAGCAACTTTGTGTACCTGTTCCAATTTGAGACAGAGTACAGTAGTCAGGTGGATAACTTTGTTTCTTggagcaaagagaattgtctgcatcttaacatcagcaaaaacaacttttgccacaccaaagagcctctatgtccggtcactgtacagggagtggatgtagaggtgatccactcctacaaatacttgggggtccacattaatgacaggttggactggtctcagaacacagaggaactatataagaaagggcagagcaggctcttcttccttaggagactgcgttacTTTAAaaatctgtgatggccagtgcagttttctgcGCTGTGATGTGTTGggcaggtaacatcacttcaagagaggcccaccgaataaacaagctaattaaaagagcagggtcatttatgggacacactctggacccctgtggtagtagcaaaggagagaattaaaacaaaactgacttccattatgaacaatgctgcacatcctctctccgctaaacttacagtatgtactttcagccaacaaattattcagcagaagtgtcaaGAAATGTCacaggggctcctttacaccaacagcaatatgcctgcataatgcctaacTGTGATTGTGACTGTCAAGTCAtaagttttctttactttctttttgtagtactagggtgttgtagaaggggcctgtgttgcctcgaaagcttgcatattgtaatctttttagttagccaataaaaggtgtcattttgcttggcttttctctactttctttctttttaaatttgtcttcCTTTTTGGTTATTCTGGTGagtgttcagaccacagtgtgtgcAAAAAGGCCAAATTTCTTCCTGGCACAAAAATAAACTTCTATCTTCTATCTGCTATTTCCAAATCACAAAAACACCTCCTGAGGCATGTCCCACATAAAGCACAATTGAGGTCAAATTTTGATCGAAACATAGGTCATCTGTTACACCATTTGTTCATGCTCCTCTTTTGCCAGAACACTTGTGGAGGTATTTTGGATTATTGTCCTGATAAGAGTTCAAATAAGCACAAGCCATTTTGGATGGTTTGTCAATTTAGAATACTGTGACAGCATGCTGGTTTAGCCTGACTTCCGTTCTAAATAAATTGCTTACAGTAAGTCAGGAAATCACCTCACCCCATCAACCCTCTTCCCCCAGTGCTTCTTGGAGAGAACCACACATGCAGAGAAGATGACAAGATGATGTCTGCATCTTGTGATTATGCAGTGGAAGGAACCGAGAATCTCATATTTAAACTCATCAAACAAAAGGGCAGAACTCCACTGATGCCCATTGCCTGGGTTAATTGGCCCAAAGAAGTATCTTCTCATTATTTATCTCCTTCAGTAGTGGTCTCTGCAAAAATTCTATGAGAAAGGCCCaatgcacacagtctcctctaaACAATTGATGCTACTAAGTATACAGCTTGAACTCAGTGAAGCATTTATTTGGGCTGTACTTTGAGGCTGAAGGCTCTGACAAACTTTGAGTAACTCTTTGTGTGCCTTTTCACAGGTGGTCCTCATAAAAAGCAGTCTATACCACTGCACTTATGGTTTGTGCAAAGGCaattaaaaaaactttcaaaGTCCTTGACATTTTCTACATTGACTGAGCTTCTTTCCTTAAAGTGATGATGTAACACCGTTTCTCTTTGATATATTGAGACATCCATGTGCTATTATGGATTATAACGCCAGATAATTTGcctaatatatttgtatatacttttcaggattaaacttattctttaacaaataaaaacGTATTACTGAATATTGTAATTAACAAAAAACGTGTATCTTATTCATCAAAATGCTTATTAACTCTCTGTATTCAAACAGATTCGACTGCGGACGTTCATCTCTCTTTCCTGCAGAAGACACGACTTCTAACCTCCCTTTCTGTTTGCATCGATTCGCCAAGCAGATGAATCTCACAGTACTTTCTGCACTAAGTAAAAGCTTTGCGCATGCGCGCATGGTCAGGCCGGTagaaccatagacatagaattactaaacgcctcatgaccagcagcttcgtacgtcaacgtcgccgccatattgcgagtggcactacTGTGCAGTAAAGtagtggataaagatgcctcacgcatgtgctgcttgggattgtacaaaccgctgtacgctccaaaccagatcacagggattacatttcataggtaaagatgaacaattgttttggttatatttggtcattagaaaatcccgttttataatcttaactctagctacgccaggctaagagagcaaagctatgcatttatgtgctcaaatgagcctccaaacaacgttttgactaaacgtatttagtcactatgtagattgttgttagctgttaacatttctcaaactttgaaagtttctcaaagaaatccacctcaggaagcagtggaaGGTAGCCCTTAgtcgggattttgagaaagctgtcctgtgatgttctccccgtgtttgcatgggtttcctcccacagtccaaagacatgcaggttaggtgaattggcgattctaaattggccctagtgtgtgcttggtgtgtgtcctgcggtgggttggcaccctgcccgggattggttcctgccttgtgccctgttttggctgggattggctccagcagacccccgtgaccctgtgttcggattcagcgggttggaaaatggatggatgtcctgtgatgtgtgccgtgctagtttggtaacagatgctgtaccggcaccATATGATCAAAGCTGTAACTtgatcacattaaaaaacaaaggtggTTTGATgtttccttctgagggtacagtcaaggtagTCAAAGTATCTGAGCGTGTAATCCAACAGTCGAcgttagggcaagctgtcagtgtaactttgatcaatcagtttgttcgggctgagattggttcagatgatgtgtttttttctcaaggagcacattgaggaaacacagtttgaaattgacaaccatcattttatggtCATGTCTTTagctgtgtctgtcttccacaaactaaggctgcaccatattgtcagacggaatactctcaaattacagagtggcaacacacgcaAAAAGCTATTAAGACAGTTCAGTTTCTGTTGCCAAACTAGCACTGCACAGGGCGGCGACGTTGACGGACTATGCTACTGGTCacgaggcgtctagtaattctatgcctATGGGTAGAACGGTTATCAAGGATGTGAATCTAATTTCTATAAGTACttcctgtgtcacacacgtgcttcCAATTAGCCAATTATAAGCCGTCTTCGAACGCCGTTGCCTCGGTGACggtaaacttttttgtttttgaactggCCAATCAGAGGAGCAACGCCGCGCCTTTTAAATTTGCAAGCTGGGGTTCGTTATTTTCTCCCCACTCTTCTGACGAGTTGTGGTAAGCCTTTAGATTGTACACGGTTCGTTTTGCTGGTGTgttatatgtaatatatactgGTCATATTTGTGATTCGTTCGTATCTGTTTTGGTAACTGCATGTATTGATCATAGTTGCGTTTTTCGGCACTGGGAATGGTTTGAATTTGATAGTAATGGTCGCGCTACGAATATTGATAAGTGAGATTAGTACGAACATTCTTTACTTTATCACGGTGCAAAAATACAATGGCGGTGTAACGGTTTATTCTGTCATTCCATCCGGTAAATTTGTGAAGTTAGGAAAGGGGCTATACGTACTTGTTTGTGCGCCAAACGTggtcatttgctttttaaaattgcaAGAAATTGTATGGCCTGTTTAAGGAAGTGGTATTGCTTGTTCTGTCGCTTTTTGCTTTAGTTTATACGCTGTCGTTTGACAATACCTTCAATTGGaatctgtttgtgattttttttagtatGCGCGTGTTTGGCTATGGAAATGCTTTGATTCATGGATCTTTTGAGAACTTTTTGTTCCCAATAAAAATACGATAAACTGATAATTACTTCTCCTAGACTAGTAGCGCCTTCCTAAGTACTTTCTGCAAAAATATTCATTTCTATGAAGTTGTTCTGAGTATTTTCATTTGTGTGTGGATATATGTAATAGAATGTGATGCCTATATGGAAACCAAATGAGCAGTCAGATTTAGTTTTACTAACGTTTTGTTGAATGTTAATTTCctttatatataaaagtataaattgaggtgttttttttttttttttttaaggactcTGCACATCAGATTGGATTAATGTCTCACTTCAGGTTTGAGTGTGACATGTCAAATATCCTAAAACTGGATATGCCTCTTGTAAATCCTCATGGATCCAGGCTACAATCAAAGTCTGGTTCAACTTCCCGTGCTGGCAATGGAGCTACCACTGCTAATACAAGTGGTTATTCACCTTTGAAATCTGGGTCGTTCAACACaaccaaaacacctgcaaaaaccCCTGGTATGAATTTCTAATTCTAAAAACTTCAAATGCTGCACAACATCTTTGTTCCATCTCTCAGATGTGCAAGAATGATCAATTTTGGACTCTGACTGTACCTGTATGAGAGAGGTGTTTCTGAATGTGCCTGTTTTAAAGACCTGTCCAGTGCTGGCATTTCCCTTGTGCTCAGCATTATTGGAAAAAGGCTTAATCTCGAACTTCTAATGACTATGGTACAACTACAGatgctgctgcttttttttttttggttcattttcCAATAAtgggattttgtatttttttaataggaaaaagtggaaataaaaaacaCCCAACTCCTGCCAAAGCAGGAGAAGATCGCTACATTCCAGCCAGAAGCAATAAGCAAATGGAAGTGGCAAGCTTCTTGTTAAGCAAAGAGAATGATCCCGATGATACTCCAACAAAAAAGGTATGTCTTTTTCACTAGATTGCCACAAGATAGGGGAGgggaaaacaaactgaaaatgtttaacaTAAATTTATGCATATATTGACTATTTTGGTAATCTAGTAATGTGAACTTGATTCTCTCCAAAAGGATCGACAGAAAGCATGGTCAGTCAATCTTAATGGTTATGATATTGAAGAAGCAAAGATTCTACATTTAGGTGGAAAACCTTTGAATGTTTCAGAAGGTAATCCAGCACAAATGTTTTATAAAACTAGCCTTCCTTTTGCATGACTTAGTGCTGCAGTGTGTAAACAGTACAATTTGTCTGCCCTTTGGTATAACTAAACATgtgatatatttaattattaaaaaaaaaaaaaaaaaaaaattcttcatgcAAAAATTCAGGCAGTGATCTGGACTTTAAATGTGTCCTAATCAGGGTCTCAAATCCTAGACTAGGTTTAAGTGTAATAGACTGTACTTTATGCAGTTACAAACTACTTCACAACTTTTAAGAGTAAAGATATGTTTGTGATCTTCCACAAAGGTTAATGCATGTTTAAGTTGTGTATATCTGaaggtgggcagcacggtggcgcagtggtagcactgctgcctcacagtaaggtgacctgggttcgcttcccaggccctccctgcgtggagtttgtatgttctccccgtgtctgcatgggtttcctcccaaagacctGCGGAttcggtgcattggcgatcctaaatttgtctgtagtgtgtcctgtggtgggctggcaccctgcccagggtttgttcctgccttgtgccctgtgttggctgggattggctccagcagaccgtgaccctgtgttaggatatagcgggttggataatggatggatatctgaagGTATATTAGACTTAATACACAATGTGCCTCTCTCATTCTAGGATACCAGAACAGTCTTAAGGTTCTTTACAATCAGAAAACTACTCCTGTTTCTGTCAAGAAAACTACAAGATACATTTCTTCTCTACCAGAAAAAATTCTAGATGCCCCTGATATCCGGAATGATTTTTGTAAGGCTGTAGTATTTTTATCTAAAGCTTCTTTTCTGGATGTTTGACTCCTAACAGTTTCTTTCAACCTAAACTAGGAAAAAATCTAAGCTTTGAGTGGAGAGATTTTAAATAACTCCTCTGTTTTGATTCCCTCCAGATCTGAATCTTATAGATTGGAGCAGTCAGAATTATATGGCTGTTGCTTTGCATAACACGGTCTACCTCTGGAATGCAGCAACAGGAGAAATTGTTCTACTTGCACAGGGGGAGAGAGAAGAAGATTATATTTGTTCGGTGTCTTGGCTGAAGGAAGGAAACTTTCTGGCTGTCGGTACTAGTGATTGTAAGGTGCAGGCAAGTATCCATGACAGTGAGGGTTTTTTCCTGTCTACCTCCCACTTCTCAGTACAGTATTTGGTTTGTGGTGGTCCTATTTTTTCCTAACATctcttttcagtttttggtaattttcttaatttttttctcttaggGTTGTAATTTGTTGCAGAGGCGCAGAATTTCGCCTTGCATAAATGTGTGTAGGGGCTagtgttaaattttttttcttttttctttttaatatatcagCTGTGGGATGTTGTAGCACAGAAGCGGTTGCGCAATATGTCAGGCCATATTGCAAGAGTTGGGGCTCTCAGTTGGAATAATCATATACTATCCaggtatagtgtgtgtgtgtggtgtgttttttttttttttaaatatacagctaTAAATGTTggctttttttggtatttggtacactgtatgaGCCTAGactttcacacttttttttttttttttctctttagtggTTCCAGGTCTGGACATATTCACCATCACGATGTAAGGGTGGCTGAACATCATATAGCAACA
This genomic interval from Erpetoichthys calabaricus chromosome 10, fErpCal1.3, whole genome shotgun sequence contains the following:
- the cdc20 gene encoding cell division cycle protein 20 homolog, whose amino-acid sequence is MSHFRFECDMSNILKLDMPLVNPHGSRLQSKSGSTSRAGNGATTANTSGYSPLKSGSFNTTKTPAKTPGKSGNKKHPTPAKAGEDRYIPARSNKQMEVASFLLSKENDPDDTPTKKDRQKAWSVNLNGYDIEEAKILHLGGKPLNVSEGYQNSLKVLYNQKTTPVSVKKTTRYISSLPEKILDAPDIRNDFYLNLIDWSSQNYMAVALHNTVYLWNAATGEIVLLAQGEREEDYICSVSWLKEGNFLAVGTSDCKVQLWDVVAQKRLRNMSGHIARVGALSWNNHILSSGSRSGHIHHHDVRVAEHHIATLSGHSQEVCGLKWSPDGKYLASGANDNLVYVWPNVQEGRSSSHIHCFTQHQGAVKALAWCPWQVNVLATGGGTSDRHIRTWNVSSGACLSSLDTQSQICSLVFAPNYKELVTGHGYAQNQLVIWKYPSLVKVTELKGHHGRVLNLALSPNGSTVASAAADETLRFWKCFEVDSAKKKEKERAATKSASSILHQSIR